A stretch of Anoplopoma fimbria isolate UVic2021 breed Golden Eagle Sablefish chromosome 4, Afim_UVic_2022, whole genome shotgun sequence DNA encodes these proteins:
- the LOC129090067 gene encoding LOW QUALITY PROTEIN: transcriptional regulator Kaiso-like (The sequence of the model RefSeq protein was modified relative to this genomic sequence to represent the inferred CDS: inserted 1 base in 1 codon): MPSLKLISATDTQYSTSVLKSMNEQRNHGLFCDVTIIIQDKKFRAHKTILSASSTYFHQLFSVAGQVIELNFIKAEIFEEILNYIYSSKIIRVRSDMLEELINAGQILGVRFIANLGSPLSQVKGLPGLSKETESKSDTPTEMMPIIAESFSISAEEFNQTSKPSGNDSDSEGDVMFVSQTDAQTRAANQKAVPAEVIDVDTADAGKAASKQNAESSLTVTNPKEKATTSLKTSPGKPPSISVPIPSIPNSSPLRSPDSSSNNSSSPARVSSGSAPTTPARSSNVTPEPSSASQSSETSDIMGVHKKQVSASSQQGDFKLKLLDLSDDQGGSKANKGKRSLMATPLKPLDKTPTSPKGGPNTKKTKTELEDHYELIMDWKTFYVXVLTSLRRHFNTHSWEKKYPCRYCNKVFALAEYRTKHEIHHTGERRYQCSVCNETFMNYQLLSTHCKQVHNQDPSGRKEKDETDNNLYRLLPISRDYVKVLKY, encoded by the exons ATGCCAAGTCTCAAGCTGATCTCTGCGACCGACACACAGTATTCAACATCTGTGCTGAAGTCGATGAACGAGCAGCGGAATCATGGATTATTTTGCGACGTCACCATTATCATACAGGACAAGAAATTCAGAGCTCACAAGACGATCCTGTCTGCTTCCAGTACATATTTCCACCAGCTCTTCAGTGTAGCGGGACAAGTGATCGAGTTAAACTTCATTAAAGCGGAAATCTTCGAGGAGATTCTCAACTACATTTACAGCTCCAAGATTATCCGTGTGCGCTCCGACATGCTTGAGGAGCTCATCAATGCTGGACAGATACTGGGAGTCAGGTTCATTGCAAACTTGGGGTCACCGCTATCACAAGTTAAGGGTCTTCCTGGTTTGTCCAAGGAGACCGAGAGCAAAAGTGACACACCCACAGAGATGATGCCCATCATCGCCGAGTCTTTTTCTATATCTGCAGAGGAATTCAATCAGACAAGCAAGCCGTCGGGCAACGACTCGGACTCTGAAGGTGATGTTATGTTTGTCTCACAAACAGACGCTCAAACCAGAGCAGCTAATCAGAAAGCCGTCCCTGCTGAGGTAATTGATGTGGACACAGCTGATGCAGGAAAGGCAGCATCAAAGCAAAACGCAGAATCTAGTCTCACAGTTACAAATCCGAAAGAGAAAGCAACGAcctctttaaaaacaagtcCTGGAAAGCCTCCCAGCATCAGCGTTCCAATCCCCAGTATCCCCAACAGCAGCCCTCTGCGAAGTCCCGACAGCAGCTCCAATAACTCGTCTTCCCCTGCCAGAGTTTCCTCAGGAAGTGCCCCAACAACGCCAGCCAGGTCAAGCAATGTCACCCCCGAACCCTCGAGTGCCTCTCAGTCCTCTGAAACCAGCGATATAATGGGGGTCCACAAGAAGCAAGTCTCTGCCTCATCCCAGCAAGGGGATTTCAAATTAAAGCTCTTAGATTTGTCTGATGACCAAGGCGGCTCTAAAGCCAACAAAGGGAAGAGGTCATTGATGGCCACGCCTCTGAAACCTCTTGATAAAACACCCACCTCACCGAAGGGAGGCCCAAACACGAAGAAGACCAAAACGGAGCTCGAGGACCACTATGAGCTCATCATGGACTGGAAGACCTTCTACG ATGTTCTGACGAGTCTCCGTCGTCACTTCAACACCCACTCGTGGGAAAAGAAGTATCCATGTCGCTACTGTAACAAGGTCTTTGCACTGGCCGAGTACAGAACTAAGCATGAAAtccatcacacaggagagaggcGGTACCAGTGCTCGGTGTGCAACGAAACCTTCATGAACTACCAGTTACTGTCGACCCACTGCAAGCAAGTCCACAACCAGGACCCCAgtgggaggaaggagaaagatGAGACGGACAACAACTTGTACCGACTGCTGCCTATATCAAGAGATTATGTTAAAGTGTTAAAGTATTAA
- the c1galt1c1 gene encoding C1GALT1-specific chaperone 1: MLSEGGYFMKGMVMGALFCLLLSLLGSFRFGTESGTEGQHLHHHVQAPSKDELTRLSDSHMQKLSDQVQVSCIIMVQPKILIYWATALDTWSKHCDKAVFYTSESSKALEAVDLNEKDDWARLRKALQHAYENAGDMRWFFLAQATTFAIIENLKYLVLTKDPSEPFYLGSAMKSGELEYVSYESGIVLSYEALKRLVHVFQDEDKCPERGRTLWQLSEDKQLAVCLKYTGVFAENGEDSHGKGLFNSKSVDSLIKDSMNANPNNVVDGCCSDMAVTFNGMSPNQMQVMMFGVYRLRPYGHDFHDSLVFNPPKGSDND; this comes from the coding sequence ATGTTGTCTGAAGGAGGATATTTCATGAAGGGGATGGTCATGGGAGCCCTCTTCTGCTTGCTGCTGTCGCTCCTGGGTAGTTTCAGGTTTGGCACGGAGTCCGGGACAGAAGGCCAACATCTGCATCATCACGTCCAGGCGCCGAGTAAAGATGAGCTGACACGCCTCTCTGACAGTCACATGCAGAAGTTGAGCGATCAAGTCCAGGTCTCTTGCATCATCATGGTCCAACCCAAGATCCTTATTTACTGGGCCACTGCGCTGGATACCTGGAGCAAACACTGTGACAAAGCTGTGTTTTACACCTCTGAGTCCTCCAAAGCGCTCGAGGCGGTTGACCTGAATGAAAAAGACGACTGGGCGAGGTTACGTAAAGCTCTGCAGCATGCTTATGAGAACGCAGGAGACATGCGCTGGTTCTTTTTGGCACAAGCGACAACGTTTGCCATCATCGAGAACCTCAAATACCTGGTGCTCACCAAGGATCCCAGCGAGCCCTTCTACCTCGGCAGCGCTATGAAGTCCGGGGAGCTTGAGTATGTGTCGTATGAGAGTGGCATTGTTCTAAGTTATGAGGCGCTCAAAAGGCTAGTGCACGTGTTCCAGGATGAAGACAAATGTCCAGAAAGAGGACGCACCCTGTGGCAGCTGAGTGAAGACAAGCAGCTGGCCGTGTGTCTCAAATACACAGGTGTCTTCGCAGAGAACGGAGAAGACTCCCACGGAAAGGGCCTGTTCAACAGCAAGAGTGTGGACAGCCTGATAAAGGACAGCATGAATGCAAACCCCAATAATGTGGTGGACGGCTGCTGCTCGGACATGGCAGTCACATTCAACGGGATGTCGCCCAATCAAATGCAGGTCATGATGTTTGGAGTTTACAGACTTCGTCCTTACGGTCACGATTTTCATGACTCGTTAGTATTTAACCCTCCTAAAGGCTCAGATAACGACTAG